The following coding sequences lie in one Sesamum indicum cultivar Zhongzhi No. 13 linkage group LG9, S_indicum_v1.0, whole genome shotgun sequence genomic window:
- the LOC105171228 gene encoding uncharacterized protein LOC105171228 yields MTSRQVMNITQESDITFGAQDLKEKIGDDNDLMVIKMDIANFTVHKVLVDNESSADIILKEVLTKMGVDNVRLNPVHSPLVGFGGSEVDSLGTIELPVSIGDEPRRKTLMAIVSTYHLRMKFPTLVGVGEVACDQVEARRCYNLSVKKEATERKRKFGESPISENEDRIEPIDEHREIELVQGDPSKTRKIGSRLEK; encoded by the exons ATGACGAGTAGGCAGGTCATGAACATAACACAGGAGTCGGACATCACGTTTGGTGCTCAGGAtctaaaagagaaaattgggGACGATAACGACCTAATGGTAATTAAGATGGACATAGCTAATTTCACGGTCCATAAAGTACTGGTGGATAACGAAAGCTCTGCGGATATTATTCTCAAAGAAGTGCTCACTAAGATGGGTGTGGACAATGTTAGATTAAACCCCGTACATTCACCGTTGGTCGGTTTCGGAGGAAGTGAAGTGGATTCATTAGGTACGATCGAGCTACCCGTTTCCATTGGCGATGAACCAAGGAGAAAGACCcttatg GCCATAGTATCTACGTACCATTTGAGAATGAAGTTTCCCACACTTGTTGGGGTGGGAGAGGTCGCGTGCGATCAAGTGGAAGCCAGACGATGCTACAACCTGTCCGTGAAAAAAGAGGCAACtgagagaaaaaggaaattcgGCGAGTCCCCCATAAGCGAGAATGAAGACAGGATAGAGCCGATCGATGAACACAGGGAGATTGAGTTAGTTCAAGGCGACCCATCAAAGACGAGAAAGATTGGTTCGAGATTGGAGAAATGA